One window of Cohnella hashimotonis genomic DNA carries:
- a CDS encoding CHASE2 domain-containing protein: MREKIKRLAIAMNVLLLIALFFAHNERWLGRLDNMLYDYNMKQAAGKPPKDVVVVAIDNDSLAELGRFPWDRAVYAPFLDMLNQPGSEPKAIGFDITFNEETNADSDQAFADALAAYDNVILPVIGQTEGDVFGETVARPDALLKAYRIDGPLPQFAEHAKLANINRVASPDGVIRQTWLKIQDANGAVYPSLAYMAAGMAGADLSAYDKMTDPGKIFEKNNAVAKNTITIDYMLNTEDVTTVSFSRVLNGEIDPSVFKDSVVLVGFTAVGLSDDSGQDSGTTPIEKKMQLVYVHANIVNQLLSGTAVDYAPAWTIWLGGLALFLLFILLPWRLKNIYSILLYLAAASGLVYGQMLAYSAYKIQIGVSDTILAVTLAYLTNVSLKSYLESAQKHFVTRQFGRYISPDLVKQIVSQDIDIKLGGDSKTITVLFLDIRGFTPLSEKLTPPELVDTLNTMFNMITETTLSNRGTIDKFIGDAAMILFNAPLDVEDHERLAVKTAYEIQQGMKEIRRAIREKYGCEVNVGIGIHTGTVVVGNIGSYLRVDYTAIGDNVNIAARIESQTKPGQIMVSDAVYAKTAAYFRFDDGEDRMFKGKSQPIRVYELLGVAGESVPTIAASKADFNAI, encoded by the coding sequence GTGAGAGAAAAGATTAAAAGATTGGCCATCGCGATGAACGTTTTGCTGTTGATTGCCTTATTTTTCGCGCACAACGAGCGCTGGTTAGGCCGTCTCGACAACATGCTTTACGACTACAATATGAAGCAGGCCGCGGGCAAGCCGCCCAAGGATGTCGTCGTCGTGGCGATCGATAACGATTCGTTGGCCGAGCTGGGCCGGTTTCCATGGGACCGGGCGGTCTATGCGCCCTTTCTTGACATGCTGAATCAGCCGGGCAGCGAACCGAAGGCGATCGGCTTCGATATTACGTTTAACGAAGAGACGAACGCGGACAGCGATCAAGCCTTCGCGGACGCGCTCGCGGCTTACGACAATGTCATTTTGCCCGTCATCGGACAGACGGAGGGCGACGTATTCGGCGAGACCGTAGCCAGGCCGGACGCGTTGCTGAAAGCTTATCGCATCGACGGTCCGCTGCCGCAATTCGCGGAGCATGCCAAGCTGGCGAACATCAACCGGGTCGCCAGTCCCGACGGCGTCATTCGCCAGACCTGGCTGAAGATCCAGGACGCGAACGGCGCGGTCTATCCGTCGCTCGCCTATATGGCTGCGGGGATGGCCGGCGCGGACCTGTCCGCTTACGACAAGATGACGGATCCGGGCAAAATTTTCGAAAAGAACAATGCGGTCGCCAAAAACACGATCACGATCGACTACATGCTGAACACGGAGGACGTCACGACCGTTTCGTTCAGTCGGGTGCTGAACGGAGAGATCGATCCGAGCGTCTTCAAAGATTCGGTCGTGCTGGTCGGCTTCACGGCCGTCGGCCTGTCCGACGATTCGGGGCAGGACAGCGGGACGACGCCGATCGAAAAGAAAATGCAGCTTGTCTATGTGCACGCCAACATCGTGAACCAGCTGCTTAGCGGCACTGCGGTCGATTATGCGCCGGCGTGGACGATCTGGCTGGGCGGACTCGCGCTGTTCCTTCTATTTATATTGCTGCCGTGGCGCCTCAAAAACATCTACTCGATCCTGCTGTACCTCGCGGCGGCGTCAGGCCTGGTCTACGGCCAGATGCTTGCGTACAGCGCCTACAAGATACAGATCGGCGTCTCGGACACCATCCTGGCCGTCACGCTTGCCTACCTGACCAACGTGTCGCTCAAATCGTATCTGGAAAGCGCGCAAAAGCATTTTGTCACGCGCCAATTCGGCCGTTACATATCGCCCGATCTGGTCAAGCAGATCGTCTCTCAGGATATCGACATCAAGCTCGGCGGCGACTCGAAGACGATCACCGTATTGTTCCTGGACATCCGGGGCTTCACGCCGTTGTCCGAGAAGCTCACGCCGCCCGAGTTGGTCGACACGCTGAACACGATGTTCAATATGATCACCGAGACAACGCTCTCCAACCGGGGCACGATCGACAAGTTCATCGGGGACGCGGCCATGATCCTGTTCAATGCGCCGCTCGACGTCGAGGACCATGAACGGCTCGCGGTAAAGACGGCCTACGAGATTCAACAAGGCATGAAGGAGATCAGGCGGGCGATCCGGGAAAAATACGGCTGCGAGGTAAACGTGGGCATCGGCATTCATACCGGCACCGTCGTCGTCGGCAATATCGGCTCCTATCTTCGCGTGGACTATACGGCGATCGGGGACAACGTGAACATCGCGGCGCGGATCGAATCGCAGACGAAGCCCGGCCAGATCATGGTGTCGGACGCCGTATACGCCAAGACGGCCGCCTATTTCAGATTCGACGACGGAGAGGACCGCATGTTCAAAGGCAAATCGCAGCCGATTCGCGTATACGAGCTGCTTGGCGTCGCAGGCGAGTCCGTACCGACAATTGCCGCTTCAAAAGCCGACTTTAACGCGATTTAG
- a CDS encoding stalk domain-containing protein yields MKAWNRKTAGAAAALVLSLTVPGAAFAADTGWLQSGGLYEVRTWAGQSELGSQDGPLARATLFKPHSIAVRADGSLAVTDSGNHLIRLLASDALATYAGHFSGSDEGGLPTGSYHDDLSDRALFDQPLGIVFDAAGSAYVADAGNNAIRKVSPDGKVTTLAGSGLAGSADGKGSAAAFYAPSDVAVDAAGNVYVADTLNHAIRKIAADGTVTTLNAPSTRVGQYLPGAAESFGDYADGPLAAAKFNEPSGLALDAQGNLYVSDRGNQRIRYIDFAAGTVSTVAGTAPALGADSPYADGDYLDGAAAAARFDAPEGLAISADGTLIIADSLNHVIRLLKGGQVTTLAGEATEPGAADGVLYAAQFDHPTDVAVLPDGSLAIADESGNKIRRLEKYAGAAGLKKDGAIKTLLNGSQLRSDKPAFVSGGATYLPLRAVGQATGFTVTYDAKTKSGKLTKGDVVYSVTNGQKKVAKSSGGLKSELTLNAAPVLKDGSFYVPVRFFATEGDLDIQWDATVQAVIIRNKTF; encoded by the coding sequence ATGAAAGCATGGAATCGTAAAACGGCCGGCGCCGCGGCGGCGCTCGTACTTAGCCTGACCGTACCGGGAGCCGCGTTCGCGGCGGATACGGGCTGGCTTCAATCGGGCGGTCTATACGAGGTTCGTACCTGGGCAGGCCAGTCCGAATTGGGAAGCCAAGACGGCCCGCTTGCACGGGCAACGTTATTCAAGCCTCACTCGATCGCAGTTCGCGCGGACGGAAGCCTGGCTGTAACGGATAGCGGGAATCACCTGATCCGCTTGCTCGCTTCGGATGCGCTCGCTACATATGCCGGGCACTTCTCCGGCTCCGACGAAGGCGGCTTGCCGACGGGATCCTATCACGACGACCTGTCCGACCGCGCCCTGTTCGACCAGCCGCTCGGCATTGTTTTCGATGCGGCAGGCAGCGCCTATGTTGCGGACGCAGGCAACAATGCGATTCGCAAGGTCTCGCCTGACGGCAAAGTGACGACACTGGCCGGCAGCGGCTTGGCCGGCTCGGCCGATGGGAAGGGTAGCGCCGCTGCGTTTTACGCGCCGTCCGATGTCGCCGTCGACGCCGCAGGCAATGTATACGTGGCGGATACGCTGAACCATGCGATCCGCAAGATCGCGGCGGACGGCACCGTTACGACGCTGAACGCGCCTTCGACCCGCGTCGGCCAGTATCTGCCTGGCGCGGCAGAGAGCTTCGGAGACTATGCGGACGGCCCTCTGGCAGCGGCCAAGTTCAACGAGCCGAGCGGACTGGCGCTCGACGCCCAAGGCAATCTGTATGTGAGCGACCGCGGCAATCAACGGATCCGCTACATCGACTTCGCCGCGGGCACAGTCAGCACGGTCGCCGGGACGGCGCCGGCACTCGGCGCCGACAGCCCGTATGCCGATGGAGATTATCTGGACGGCGCAGCCGCTGCGGCGCGGTTCGACGCGCCCGAAGGCCTCGCGATTTCGGCGGACGGGACGCTTATTATTGCGGATAGCCTGAACCATGTCATAAGGCTGCTCAAGGGCGGACAGGTGACGACCCTGGCCGGCGAAGCGACGGAGCCGGGAGCGGCCGACGGCGTCCTCTACGCGGCGCAGTTCGATCATCCGACGGATGTCGCCGTCCTGCCGGACGGAAGCCTCGCGATCGCGGACGAGTCGGGCAACAAAATCCGGCGGCTCGAAAAGTACGCAGGAGCGGCAGGACTGAAAAAGGACGGCGCGATCAAGACGCTGCTGAACGGCTCGCAGCTCCGGTCGGACAAGCCTGCCTTCGTATCCGGCGGCGCGACTTATTTGCCGCTGCGGGCTGTCGGCCAGGCGACGGGATTTACGGTGACGTACGATGCCAAGACCAAATCGGGCAAGCTGACCAAGGGCGATGTCGTCTATTCGGTAACGAACGGGCAGAAAAAAGTCGCCAAGAGCAGCGGCGGTTTAAAGTCCGAGCTCACGCTTAACGCCGCGCCGGTGCTCAAGGACGGCAGCTTCTACGTGCCGGTGCGCTTTTTCGCCACGGAGGGCGATCTCGACATTCAATGGGACGCGACCGTACAGGCCGTCATCATCCGCAACAAAACGTTTTAA
- a CDS encoding L,D-transpeptidase, which yields MSNDDRLEEQIKQFYELGPDVHDALPIKDYLLKHGNNQMAWYLLGKEYLSRGQEAKANYCFAQAGPVYEAFESKKSPQLNTGEGAAGLGNDAKTGSGDRRRAGWIAAAAGAVLLALGVFVYAEQASAPEKSAFAGGEQAAPSAQTGGQPSQGAASPTPNQAGAGKGGTAAQGGGGGGSAKPAGLMAAAAERDGAGQAILGNLLTAQDQAGPSLLFKSPRLGKWIDWVKAGAPIAQVAAPADRAAASVDWYDSGWCPCGTAQDAKPTAARIAAWKPLQESKLVLRSAMIAYKQRTGKWPASPKNLAAAYPANTMSGWNAEQTAWFGELSDALAAKTAPAGAQAGWPNETGPAAGNGTPAGELASLAEQPIEIVIDKTRHRLAVISGGVLLRNYEVGLGAKDTPTPEGTFVITEKVRNPNGSATGAFGSRGMTLSDTLYAIHGTDEPSSVGKDESHGCARMNKEDVEELFDLVQIGTKVTISKGGLPVELRAPEKRFKLKPAQNETNPSKKYEWLN from the coding sequence ATGTCTAACGACGACCGTCTCGAAGAGCAAATCAAACAGTTCTACGAGCTCGGACCGGATGTGCACGATGCGCTCCCGATCAAGGATTATTTGCTTAAGCACGGGAATAACCAAATGGCCTGGTATCTGCTCGGAAAGGAATACCTGTCCCGCGGCCAGGAGGCGAAGGCGAACTACTGCTTTGCGCAAGCCGGCCCCGTGTACGAGGCGTTCGAGTCCAAGAAGAGCCCGCAGTTGAACACGGGAGAAGGCGCCGCGGGGCTTGGTAACGATGCCAAGACGGGCTCCGGCGACAGGCGGCGGGCCGGATGGATCGCGGCCGCAGCTGGAGCGGTCCTGCTCGCGCTAGGCGTGTTTGTCTACGCAGAGCAGGCGTCGGCGCCGGAAAAGTCGGCGTTTGCGGGCGGCGAACAGGCCGCGCCATCCGCGCAAACGGGAGGCCAGCCGTCGCAAGGGGCGGCTTCGCCTACGCCGAATCAAGCAGGCGCAGGGAAAGGCGGCACGGCCGCGCAGGGCGGCGGAGGCGGCGGATCGGCGAAGCCGGCCGGCCTGATGGCGGCGGCAGCCGAGCGCGACGGCGCAGGGCAGGCCATTCTAGGAAATCTGCTCACCGCGCAAGATCAAGCGGGCCCATCGCTCTTGTTCAAGTCGCCGCGGCTGGGTAAGTGGATCGATTGGGTGAAGGCCGGCGCGCCTATCGCACAAGTCGCGGCGCCTGCAGACCGGGCTGCGGCGAGCGTCGATTGGTACGATTCCGGCTGGTGTCCATGCGGCACGGCCCAGGACGCCAAGCCGACGGCTGCGCGAATCGCGGCCTGGAAGCCGTTGCAGGAGAGCAAACTGGTGCTGCGGTCGGCGATGATCGCCTACAAGCAGCGTACGGGCAAGTGGCCGGCTTCGCCCAAGAATCTGGCGGCGGCATACCCCGCCAATACGATGTCGGGCTGGAATGCCGAGCAGACGGCATGGTTCGGCGAGCTGTCGGACGCGCTCGCGGCTAAGACGGCGCCAGCGGGCGCGCAAGCGGGGTGGCCGAACGAGACGGGACCTGCCGCAGGCAACGGTACGCCTGCAGGCGAGCTGGCGTCGCTTGCGGAGCAGCCGATCGAGATCGTCATCGACAAGACGAGACATCGGCTGGCCGTGATTAGCGGCGGCGTGCTGCTGCGCAATTATGAGGTCGGTCTGGGCGCCAAGGATACGCCAACGCCGGAAGGAACGTTCGTCATTACGGAAAAAGTGAGAAATCCGAACGGCAGCGCGACGGGAGCCTTCGGAAGCAGAGGGATGACGCTGTCGGATACGCTGTATGCGATTCACGGCACGGACGAGCCTTCGAGCGTCGGCAAGGACGAATCACACGGCTGCGCGAGGATGAACAAGGAAGACGTCGAGGAGTTGTTCGATCTGGTGCAGATCGGCACAAAGGTGACGATAAGCAAAGGGGGGCTGCCCGTCGAGCTGCGCGCGCCGGAAAAGCGCTTCAAGCTGAAGCCTGCGCAGAACGAGACCAACCCCTCCAAAAAATACGAATGGCTGAATTAA
- a CDS encoding quinone-dependent dihydroorotate dehydrogenase, with product MLKRLYKWVKPLFFKMDPEDAHHLVVDGMGAASRIPGVPALLSGIWGVSESPELAVDLLGFQFRHPVGLAAGLDKNAKAVRGFGSIGLSFLEVGTVTPKGQPGNDRPRLFRLPPDEALVNRMGFNNEGADAMAERLARLGKHKVPLAVNIGKNKATPNEDAASDYRACLAKLYPYGDLFVVNISSPNTPDLRALQHGDELRDLLAAVKDEMETQSAAHGELPKPILVKLAPDNDEAQLSYMAQAILESGISGIIATNTTIGREGLTHANKTETGGLSGRPLTKRSTEVIRSLYRMTEGRLPIVGSGGIFTAQDAYDKIRAGASLVEVYTSLIYKGPGVVKEIATGLKRLLRQDGFTRITQAVGADHRR from the coding sequence ATGCTGAAACGCTTGTACAAGTGGGTTAAACCCCTGTTTTTCAAAATGGATCCCGAAGACGCCCACCACCTCGTGGTCGACGGCATGGGCGCCGCTTCCCGGATCCCGGGCGTGCCGGCCCTGTTATCCGGCATATGGGGGGTCTCGGAGTCGCCGGAGCTGGCCGTCGATCTGCTCGGCTTCCAGTTCCGCCATCCCGTAGGTCTTGCGGCGGGCTTAGACAAAAACGCGAAGGCCGTCCGCGGCTTCGGCAGCATCGGCCTGTCGTTCCTCGAGGTCGGAACCGTGACGCCCAAGGGGCAGCCGGGCAACGACCGCCCCCGCCTGTTCCGGCTTCCGCCGGACGAGGCGCTCGTCAACCGGATGGGCTTCAACAACGAGGGGGCCGACGCCATGGCGGAGCGGCTCGCGCGGCTTGGCAAGCACAAGGTCCCTTTGGCGGTGAACATCGGCAAAAACAAGGCGACGCCGAACGAAGATGCGGCCTCCGATTACCGGGCTTGTCTGGCCAAGCTGTATCCTTACGGCGATCTGTTCGTCGTCAATATCAGCTCGCCCAACACCCCGGATCTGCGGGCGCTTCAGCACGGCGACGAGCTGCGCGACTTGCTGGCCGCAGTCAAGGACGAGATGGAGACCCAGTCCGCCGCTCACGGCGAGCTGCCCAAGCCGATTCTCGTCAAGCTCGCGCCGGACAACGACGAGGCGCAGCTGTCCTATATGGCGCAGGCGATCTTGGAGAGCGGCATCTCCGGCATTATCGCCACCAATACGACGATCGGCCGGGAGGGTCTTACGCACGCGAACAAGACAGAGACCGGCGGCCTAAGCGGACGACCGCTCACGAAGCGGTCCACGGAAGTGATCCGTTCCCTTTACCGCATGACCGAAGGCCGGCTGCCGATCGTCGGGTCGGGCGGCATTTTCACGGCCCAGGACGCCTATGACAAGATTCGTGCCGGCGCATCATTGGTGGAAGTATACACTTCGCTGATCTACAAAGGCCCCGGCGTCGTCAAGGAGATCGCGACAGGCTTGAAGCGTCTGCTCCGGCAGGACGGATTCACCCGGATCACCCAGGCGGTCGGCGCCGATCACCGGCGTTGA
- a CDS encoding GTP pyrophosphokinase: protein MDGRDWSKFLLPYQQAVEELKIKLKSLRTELKARDEYAPIEFVTGRVKRISSILEKAKRLSVPIDQIETGIEDIAGIRIMCQFVEDIHRVADMIRIRKDLRLVYEKDYITNYKDSGYRSYHIIVEYPVQTSLGSMPVLAEIQIRTLAMNFWATIEHSLNYKYREQLPEHVRERLRKAAEAAYALDREMSSIRQEIVDAQQDFEEKSGIVRKVLNDIQGLYFFRRVREAAQFQLRFNELWEQEDMWALAELSQEIQAALARAGKSNSQ, encoded by the coding sequence ATGGACGGAAGAGACTGGAGCAAGTTCCTGTTGCCCTACCAGCAGGCCGTTGAGGAGCTTAAGATCAAGCTGAAGTCGCTGCGCACCGAGCTGAAGGCCCGCGACGAATACGCGCCGATCGAGTTCGTGACCGGCAGGGTCAAGCGGATCTCGAGCATCCTGGAAAAGGCGAAGCGGCTCAGCGTTCCGATCGACCAGATCGAGACGGGCATCGAGGATATCGCCGGCATTCGCATCATGTGCCAGTTCGTAGAGGATATTCACCGGGTCGCGGACATGATCCGCATTCGCAAGGATCTGCGGCTCGTCTACGAGAAGGATTATATTACGAATTATAAAGACAGCGGCTACCGGAGCTACCATATCATCGTCGAATATCCGGTGCAGACCTCGCTGGGCTCGATGCCGGTCCTTGCGGAGATCCAGATCCGCACGCTCGCCATGAATTTCTGGGCGACGATCGAGCATTCGCTGAACTATAAATACCGCGAGCAGCTGCCGGAGCACGTACGGGAGCGCCTGCGCAAGGCGGCGGAAGCCGCGTACGCCCTCGACCGCGAGATGTCGAGCATTCGCCAGGAGATCGTGGACGCCCAGCAGGACTTCGAAGAGAAGTCTGGCATCGTGCGCAAGGTGCTGAACGATATTCAAGGCCTGTATTTTTTCCGCCGCGTCCGCGAGGCCGCGCAGTTTCAGCTGCGGTTCAACGAGCTGTGGGAGCAGGAGGATATGTGGGCGCTGGCGGAGCTGTCGCAGGAGATCCAAGCCGCGCTCGCCCGGGCGGGCAAGAGCAACAGCCAGTAG
- a CDS encoding RsmB/NOP family class I SAM-dependent RNA methyltransferase → MALPKEYVNQMRELLGEEAEDFLASYAEPKKTAIRLNGLKIESTGFGEKEAVDKPSAGQSFVAGRDPVPWAAGAYYTDKTERPGKHPYYYAGLYYIQEPSAMLPAELLDPQPGQRVLDLCAAPGGKSTQLAAKLRGTGLLVTNDLATERTKALAKNIERAGIGCAVVTNESPAKLAAAFGATFDRVLVDAPCSGEGMFRKDEDMVRQWDADAPARYAAMQDEIMLEAAKMVAPGGRLAYSTCTFSPVENEGTIARFLAAHPDFEIVATESPAAWGFAPGRPEWLTPEEAAALGPDRTARLADTIRLWPHRVRGEGHFAALLERAAPSGMAVSGASPESEPAGAAAAESRKAGGKTGGASFKDPKPGKRTTAVRRGAEAAGRGRSKGFDDRTGGESDTIARYEAFLRESLPGWKPPGTIRIKGDHVYAVSEPAGSMQGLRLVREGWLLGLSTRHRFEPSQALAMGLKPHQAALSLQLAGESEDAIRYLKGETLQPEPAKVTGLNGEPADKRGWTLVCLDGCPLGWGRWDGATLKNELLPGWRQV, encoded by the coding sequence ATGGCGCTGCCGAAGGAATACGTGAATCAGATGCGCGAGCTGCTTGGCGAGGAAGCCGAGGACTTTCTGGCCAGTTATGCCGAGCCCAAGAAAACGGCGATCAGGCTGAACGGTCTGAAGATCGAATCGACCGGCTTCGGTGAGAAGGAAGCGGTGGACAAGCCTTCCGCGGGACAGTCGTTCGTTGCGGGCAGAGATCCGGTGCCATGGGCGGCAGGCGCGTATTATACGGATAAGACCGAGCGCCCCGGCAAGCATCCTTATTACTACGCAGGCCTCTATTATATTCAAGAGCCGAGCGCGATGCTGCCCGCCGAGCTGCTCGATCCGCAGCCAGGACAGCGGGTCCTCGATCTGTGCGCGGCCCCGGGCGGCAAGTCGACGCAGCTGGCTGCCAAGCTTCGCGGCACGGGCTTGCTCGTGACGAACGATCTGGCGACGGAGCGCACGAAAGCGCTGGCTAAAAATATCGAGCGGGCTGGCATCGGCTGCGCAGTCGTCACGAACGAGTCGCCTGCGAAGCTGGCGGCGGCGTTCGGCGCGACGTTCGACCGGGTGCTCGTGGATGCGCCGTGCTCCGGCGAAGGGATGTTCCGCAAGGACGAGGACATGGTCCGGCAATGGGACGCCGATGCGCCGGCCAGATACGCGGCCATGCAAGACGAGATCATGCTGGAGGCGGCCAAAATGGTCGCGCCCGGTGGACGTCTCGCATACTCCACCTGCACGTTTTCTCCCGTGGAGAACGAGGGGACGATCGCCCGCTTCCTGGCCGCGCATCCGGACTTCGAGATCGTGGCGACGGAATCGCCCGCGGCATGGGGCTTTGCGCCTGGAAGGCCCGAGTGGCTGACGCCGGAGGAAGCCGCCGCGCTTGGTCCTGACCGAACGGCGCGCTTAGCCGATACGATTAGATTGTGGCCGCATCGCGTGCGGGGCGAAGGCCATTTTGCCGCGCTGCTCGAACGGGCGGCTCCGTCAGGCATGGCGGTGTCCGGCGCGTCGCCGGAGAGCGAGCCGGCTGGAGCCGCAGCTGCGGAAAGTCGAAAGGCGGGCGGTAAAACAGGCGGCGCATCGTTCAAGGACCCGAAGCCCGGCAAGCGGACGACGGCGGTTCGACGAGGCGCCGAAGCTGCCGGACGGGGACGCTCGAAGGGCTTCGACGATCGGACGGGCGGCGAATCCGATACGATCGCGCGATATGAGGCATTTTTACGGGAAAGCCTGCCTGGCTGGAAACCACCCGGAACGATCCGCATCAAAGGCGATCATGTGTATGCGGTCTCCGAACCGGCAGGAAGCATGCAGGGGCTGCGCCTCGTGCGCGAAGGCTGGCTGCTCGGCTTGTCGACCAGGCACCGGTTCGAGCCCTCGCAAGCGCTCGCCATGGGGCTCAAGCCGCACCAGGCCGCGCTAAGTCTGCAGCTCGCGGGCGAATCAGAGGATGCGATCCGGTATTTGAAGGGAGAAACGCTGCAGCCGGAACCGGCGAAAGTAACCGGGTTGAACGGCGAGCCTGCGGACAAGCGGGGCTGGACGCTGGTCTGTCTGGACGGCTGCCCGCTCGGCTGGGGCCGATGGGACGGAGCGACGCTAAAAAACGAACTGCTGCCGGGCTGGCGGCAGGTGTAG
- a CDS encoding pseudouridine synthase, translating into MKTKMRLDKMLGNLGYGTRSGLKALVRQGAVTVNGVRVKDPGLQIDPHADEVVLEGERIVYRDTVYVMLHKPAGFVSATEDNRERTVLELLPEALRVFTPFPVGRLDKDTEGLLLLTNDGKLSHELLSPRKHVPKVYQALVAGQVGSADIATFATGVTLDDGYVTLPAELRVLASPKHEADLEAEGAAGIARASSTFTMDQAFERLDAFPALRANRTSWQEAVAAGEPLSWIELTIAEGKYHQVKRMFEAVGKKVLYLRRIEMGPLPLDESLAPGQWRELTEDELERLRSYKKTEDPKQ; encoded by the coding sequence ATGAAAACAAAAATGAGACTGGATAAAATGCTCGGAAATCTCGGGTACGGCACACGAAGCGGTTTGAAGGCGCTCGTTCGTCAGGGGGCGGTGACCGTGAACGGCGTCCGCGTCAAGGACCCGGGCCTGCAGATCGATCCGCATGCGGACGAGGTCGTGCTGGAAGGAGAGCGTATCGTCTACCGCGATACGGTGTACGTCATGCTCCACAAGCCGGCCGGCTTCGTGTCCGCGACCGAGGACAATCGCGAACGCACGGTGCTCGAGCTGCTGCCGGAGGCGCTTCGCGTATTTACGCCTTTTCCGGTCGGACGGCTGGACAAGGACACGGAAGGGCTGCTCTTGCTCACGAACGACGGCAAGCTGTCCCACGAGCTGCTGTCTCCGCGCAAGCATGTGCCGAAGGTTTACCAGGCGCTCGTAGCGGGTCAAGTCGGCTCGGCGGACATCGCGACATTCGCTACAGGCGTCACGCTAGACGACGGCTATGTGACGCTACCGGCAGAGCTGCGCGTGCTCGCAAGTCCGAAGCATGAAGCGGACCTGGAGGCCGAAGGCGCTGCGGGCATCGCGCGGGCGTCGTCTACTTTCACGATGGATCAGGCGTTCGAACGGCTCGACGCGTTCCCCGCGCTGCGTGCGAACCGGACGAGCTGGCAAGAAGCGGTCGCTGCAGGCGAGCCTCTGAGCTGGATCGAGCTGACGATCGCCGAGGGCAAGTATCATCAGGTCAAACGCATGTTCGAGGCGGTCGGCAAAAAAGTGCTGTACCTGCGCAGAATCGAGATGGGGCCGCTGCCGCTCGACGAATCGCTGGCGCCGGGCCAGTGGCGGGAATTAACGGAGGACGAGCTCGAGCGCTTGCGCAGCTACAAGAAAACGGAGGATCCGAAGCAATGA
- a CDS encoding Cof-type HAD-IIB family hydrolase, with product MKYKLIALDVDGTLINDDHELTPRVKQAVTAAAAAGSEIVLCTGRGSASALSVLAQLGLSGTVITHNGASIVDGESREILQESPIGADEIDRYLALCRERGIHFDLNTAFDIYVEQLNDQTASMYARMLSEPILRSREDRYPERTVKISLFAPKEDLDELEGHWQEWQHELQTIRSGDYFIDLQHREASKGTALKQWAEKRGIPREQVLAIGNYFNDVGMLEYAGYGVAMDNSPPEVKAVADAVTASNNEDGVALVLEACLAGVSTISR from the coding sequence ATGAAATACAAGCTGATCGCGCTGGATGTCGACGGCACGCTGATTAACGACGACCATGAGCTGACGCCGAGAGTGAAGCAGGCGGTAACCGCGGCTGCAGCGGCAGGCTCGGAGATCGTCCTTTGCACGGGCAGGGGCTCGGCGAGCGCGCTGTCGGTGCTGGCGCAGCTCGGGTTGTCCGGGACGGTCATCACCCACAACGGCGCCTCGATCGTGGACGGCGAGTCGCGTGAAATTTTGCAGGAATCTCCAATCGGTGCGGACGAGATAGACCGCTATTTGGCGCTGTGCAGAGAGCGCGGCATTCACTTTGATCTAAATACGGCGTTCGACATCTACGTGGAGCAATTAAACGACCAGACAGCTTCTATGTACGCACGCATGCTGTCCGAGCCGATCTTGAGATCGCGCGAGGATCGGTATCCGGAACGGACCGTCAAAATATCGCTTTTCGCCCCCAAGGAAGACCTGGACGAGCTGGAGGGACATTGGCAGGAATGGCAGCACGAGCTGCAGACGATCCGGAGCGGAGACTACTTTATCGATCTCCAGCACAGGGAAGCTTCCAAAGGAACGGCGCTTAAGCAGTGGGCGGAAAAAAGGGGAATTCCGCGCGAACAGGTGCTGGCGATCGGCAATTATTTCAACGATGTCGGCATGCTGGAGTATGCGGGATATGGCGTGGCCATGGACAATTCCCCGCCCGAGGTCAAAGCCGTCGCGGACGCGGTGACGGCCTCGAATAACGAGGACGGCGTCGCGCTGGTGCTCGAAGCCTGTCTGGCAGGCGTATCGACGATATCGCGGTAA
- a CDS encoding YjcZ family sporulation protein: MSGVAGGYGSSAAFVLVLFILLVIILRAGFY, translated from the coding sequence ATGTCCGGTGTTGCAGGTGGCTACGGTTCGTCCGCTGCGTTCGTTCTGGTGCTCTTCATTCTGCTCGTCATTATCCTTCGTGCAGGCTTCTACTGA